The Endozoicomonas montiporae CL-33 genome contains a region encoding:
- a CDS encoding phage terminase small subunit P27 family has protein sequence MTGTAVRPGRGRKPKSNNRKKLAGSKHVKPDEPKFSQITNINPPEWFDDLAVTMWEMVCPELCRERVLTLTDIHNLEVFCCSYSNWRKSQSEVSERGVTMVDAEDGKLKKNPAMTALNESARQMATFGAMLGLDPASRQRLIGGNKQDSGNRFSDF, from the coding sequence ATGACAGGAACAGCAGTCAGACCGGGCAGAGGTCGCAAGCCCAAGTCCAACAACCGTAAGAAGTTGGCAGGCTCCAAGCATGTAAAACCAGACGAGCCGAAGTTCTCCCAGATAACCAACATCAACCCGCCAGAATGGTTCGATGACTTGGCGGTGACGATGTGGGAAATGGTTTGCCCTGAGCTCTGCCGAGAAAGAGTGTTGACCCTCACTGATATTCATAACCTTGAAGTGTTCTGTTGCAGCTACAGCAACTGGCGGAAGTCTCAGTCTGAGGTTTCAGAGCGAGGCGTGACGATGGTGGATGCAGAAGACGGCAAGTTAAAAAAGAATCCAGCCATGACAGCATTGAATGAATCAGCCCGACAGATGGCAACCTTCGGCGCAATGCTTGGCCTTGATCCTGCCAGTCGTCAACGACTCATAGGCGGCAACAAACAAGACTCAGGCAACCGCTTCTCTGATTTCTGA
- a CDS encoding HNH endonuclease gives MPARLKRACRKPLCPGTTTHKSGYCEKHQKTESGWNQWQKKKGNDTRRGYGWAWRKLRQQILKRDCCLCQECQRKGILKEGNVVDHIKPKAQGGDDSPANLQTLCTPCHNHKTATERQTKGRG, from the coding sequence ATGCCCGCACGATTAAAACGAGCCTGTAGAAAGCCACTATGCCCGGGAACTACTACCCATAAGTCAGGCTACTGCGAGAAGCACCAGAAGACTGAAAGCGGCTGGAACCAGTGGCAAAAGAAAAAGGGTAATGACACACGACGCGGTTACGGTTGGGCATGGCGCAAACTCAGGCAACAGATTCTAAAAAGAGATTGCTGTTTGTGTCAGGAATGCCAGAGAAAGGGCATCCTCAAAGAAGGAAATGTCGTGGATCATATCAAACCTAAGGCACAGGGAGGCGACGACAGCCCCGCTAATTTGCAGACACTCTGCACCCCGTGCCACAACCATAAAACCGCCACAGAGCGGCAGACAAAAGGGAGGGGGTAG
- a CDS encoding glycoside hydrolase family protein, producing the protein MKAEDLIRHHEGFRSRPYRCTAGKLTIGYGRNIEDNGITRDEAEQLLANDVYDCRQVLIRNLLFWDQLDRVRQTVLVDMCFNLGWPKFSQFRKMINALALRDFSLAAKEMLESRWAKQVPNRAGRLIKMMATGEWPEDIERD; encoded by the coding sequence ATGAAAGCTGAAGACCTGATCAGACATCACGAAGGCTTTCGCTCGCGTCCGTATCGCTGTACCGCTGGAAAACTTACTATCGGCTATGGTCGCAATATCGAAGATAACGGAATAACCAGAGACGAAGCAGAGCAGTTGTTAGCCAATGATGTTTACGATTGCCGGCAGGTATTGATTCGGAACCTTCTGTTCTGGGATCAGTTGGATCGTGTGCGTCAGACTGTGCTGGTTGATATGTGCTTCAACCTTGGCTGGCCGAAGTTTTCGCAGTTCCGGAAAATGATCAATGCTCTGGCTCTGCGTGACTTCAGTCTGGCTGCCAAAGAAATGCTTGAGAGTCGTTGGGCTAAGCAGGTGCCCAATCGCGCAGGGCGATTAATCAAAATGATGGCAACTGGTGAGTGGCCTGAAGACATTGAACGGGATTAG
- a CDS encoding DUF2188 domain-containing protein — protein MSDNDYSVYRGKDGKWRGKRQGASRSSVTGSTQKEVIDATRELTRSSKGELSIHRGDNGRIRDKWSYGNDPRDIDG, from the coding sequence ATGTCAGATAATGACTATTCGGTATATCGTGGAAAAGATGGAAAGTGGCGCGGAAAGAGACAAGGGGCTTCCCGTTCCAGTGTGACAGGCTCTACACAAAAAGAAGTGATAGATGCTACTCGTGAGCTCACAAGATCCTCAAAAGGTGAGCTTAGTATCCATCGAGGTGACAATGGCCGGATTCGCGATAAGTGGAGTTATGGAAATGACCCAAGAGATATTGATGGGTGA
- a CDS encoding ImmA/IrrE family metallo-endopeptidase has translation MIATVISSPIDIVRVLEHFLVTNYGVEYEYPPKDEMSQEGLTRPDDRSIKIRLDVYEAACKGDPRGRFTIAHEIGHLLLHQGVTPEFARDGNQAHQIFEDSEWQADEFAGALLIPSSAVESCDNPEELCEKYGVSIEAAETRYRNHVKRKQKRLQVRP, from the coding sequence ATGATTGCAACTGTTATTAGTAGTCCAATAGATATTGTGAGGGTTTTAGAGCACTTTCTTGTCACCAACTACGGTGTTGAGTATGAATACCCTCCTAAAGACGAAATGAGTCAGGAGGGACTTACACGACCAGATGATCGCAGTATAAAAATAAGGTTAGATGTTTATGAAGCGGCCTGTAAAGGTGATCCTCGGGGTCGATTTACTATCGCTCATGAAATAGGCCACTTATTGTTGCATCAAGGTGTAACGCCAGAGTTTGCTAGGGACGGAAATCAAGCTCATCAAATCTTTGAAGACTCTGAATGGCAAGCAGATGAATTTGCAGGAGCGTTGTTGATTCCATCAAGTGCAGTGGAGTCGTGTGATAATCCTGAAGAGTTGTGTGAGAAATATGGTGTTTCTATTGAAGCAGCTGAGACAAGGTATAGAAATCATGTAAAAAGAAAGCAAAAACGGCTTCAAGTGCGACCTTGA
- a CDS encoding helix-turn-helix domain-containing protein, translated as MLTPFGKEVRKHRIEQDMTLKVMADGLDVSSALLSSIETGKRSITPGLVDRVVNFLNLDREGRFSLQQAADQSTQEFFLDVSTKGTETRRAVAAFARDVPDMNLNQDQAQKFLEFIETLKSTAKDHA; from the coding sequence ATGCTGACCCCTTTTGGAAAAGAAGTTCGAAAGCACAGGATCGAGCAAGACATGACCCTAAAAGTTATGGCTGATGGTCTGGATGTGTCTTCCGCTCTGCTCTCTTCCATCGAAACAGGGAAGCGGAGCATTACACCTGGATTGGTTGATAGGGTTGTCAACTTTTTGAACCTTGATAGGGAGGGAAGGTTCTCACTACAACAGGCTGCAGATCAGTCAACACAAGAATTTTTTCTTGATGTTTCTACTAAAGGAACAGAAACAAGAAGAGCGGTTGCTGCATTTGCTCGTGATGTGCCGGATATGAACTTAAACCAAGACCAAGCTCAGAAATTCTTGGAATTCATTGAAACACTGAAATCAACAGCGAAGGATCATGCATGA
- a CDS encoding VRR-NUC domain-containing protein, which produces MAINADPQAYKKAIAKKFRKPAVDREGSQQKLFFDWLRFTHPDVYKHTFHIPNGGQRSGKAGAKMKREGVKRGVPDIMVALSNGQWPALFIEFKAAKPYDSSVKPEQKEWLERLNKAGYLAVVCKGVAEAKKAITDYLMADEVPY; this is translated from the coding sequence ATGGCGATTAATGCAGATCCACAGGCTTACAAAAAAGCCATTGCCAAGAAGTTCAGGAAACCGGCTGTTGATCGTGAAGGCTCACAACAAAAGCTTTTTTTCGATTGGCTTAGATTTACCCACCCTGACGTATACAAGCACACCTTTCACATCCCCAATGGTGGGCAACGTAGCGGTAAGGCTGGCGCAAAGATGAAGCGTGAAGGTGTGAAGCGTGGTGTGCCTGACATCATGGTCGCGCTTTCCAATGGGCAGTGGCCTGCCTTGTTCATCGAATTTAAAGCGGCTAAGCCTTATGACTCCAGTGTTAAACCAGAACAAAAAGAATGGTTAGAGCGTTTGAATAAAGCGGGTTATCTGGCAGTCGTTTGCAAGGGAGTGGCAGAAGCCAAGAAAGCAATCACGGATTACCTGATGGCGGATGAGGTGCCGTATTGA
- a CDS encoding replication protein P, with amino-acid sequence METAIEKAQVNIQARQCPDPSPKQTSTSTLRGDELDKTQRQAVNYFYGRVQAVYGSKFKSQFPSDEDVKLSKAEWAGQVMNLGKTDIDRGVDKLKALLVAKDQDYLWVNIPLIAALCQPKPEDYGMPNTEQAWEEAEQHCHHVDKHRWSHEAVRVAGKRTGWFEIMGAVSDKRRQSLKDTFERHYRYLAGRVMDGKSLQTAQALLESDSNKKPVNPAERSAQYNDRKQRDAMKAQGINPAGGYAEFKKRMGLSS; translated from the coding sequence ATGGAAACGGCCATCGAAAAGGCTCAGGTCAACATTCAGGCTCGGCAATGTCCAGACCCTTCACCGAAGCAGACTTCGACCTCGACGCTACGTGGTGATGAGCTGGATAAAACCCAGCGTCAGGCGGTGAATTATTTCTATGGACGGGTTCAGGCGGTGTACGGCTCAAAGTTTAAATCCCAGTTTCCCAGTGATGAGGACGTAAAACTCTCCAAGGCAGAGTGGGCTGGACAGGTGATGAATCTGGGCAAAACCGACATTGACCGTGGTGTCGATAAGCTGAAGGCGTTGCTGGTGGCGAAAGATCAGGATTATCTCTGGGTCAATATTCCACTGATTGCCGCTCTGTGCCAGCCAAAGCCTGAAGATTACGGAATGCCAAATACAGAACAAGCTTGGGAGGAAGCGGAACAGCATTGTCATCATGTTGATAAACATCGGTGGAGCCATGAGGCGGTCAGAGTTGCAGGTAAGCGTACAGGCTGGTTTGAAATCATGGGAGCAGTGTCGGACAAGCGTCGTCAAAGTCTGAAAGATACCTTTGAGCGTCATTATCGTTATCTGGCAGGCCGGGTGATGGATGGCAAGTCATTACAGACTGCTCAGGCTCTGTTGGAAAGCGACAGTAACAAAAAGCCTGTAAATCCGGCAGAACGATCAGCGCAGTACAACGATCGGAAACAGCGGGACGCCATGAAGGCACAAGGGATTAATCCTGCTGGTGGCTATGCAGAATTCAAAAAGCGGATGGGGCTGAGCTCATGA
- a CDS encoding DnaT-like ssDNA-binding domain-containing protein yields MNRREYEAFEDEYLTHEARTLYVLCLRRHMDYKTGLVGTAKRRVDMKHFMEYLSISRPRGSTKDPFNPKPKMIRGYLAELERVGLIERMPKPFKMDYMVFRLPLATSDLNRPNEEGQRKGKEEGQEQGQEEGQEEGREEGQAETLIKQRIESYEGQEEGQEQRQEQGQEEGQRKGKEEGHTSVSSVINTSHTHNAREAESLASFDQRFGGSVDAHPVNQSQPDLPASRKFAMYSDWQPDHTFTDQAKTLGLDLTTLDSEQGERIEQALVEFRTYRMESNPSEINTQRLWQQKFIQTSLKRELEQQRGNAHGNGHRKGSGQHSGSAMSRPFTEADFDLDATW; encoded by the coding sequence ATGAACAGGCGTGAATATGAAGCCTTTGAAGATGAGTATCTGACTCATGAAGCACGCACTCTTTATGTTCTCTGTCTCCGTCGTCATATGGATTATAAGACCGGCTTGGTAGGTACGGCTAAACGACGGGTGGACATGAAACACTTTATGGAGTACCTCAGTATTTCTCGACCAAGAGGTTCAACCAAAGACCCTTTTAATCCTAAGCCCAAAATGATCAGGGGCTATTTGGCGGAGCTTGAGCGGGTTGGCCTGATTGAGCGTATGCCAAAGCCTTTCAAAATGGATTACATGGTTTTCCGTCTTCCTTTGGCTACTTCAGATTTAAACCGTCCAAATGAGGAAGGGCAAAGGAAGGGCAAAGAGGAAGGGCAGGAGCAGGGGCAAGAGGAAGGGCAAGAGGAAGGGCGAGAGGAAGGGCAAGCAGAAACCCTTATAAAACAAAGGATTGAATCATATGAAGGGCAAGAGGAAGGGCAAGAGCAGAGGCAAGAGCAGGGGCAAGAGGAAGGACAAAGGAAGGGCAAAGAGGAAGGGCATACATCCGTTTCTTCCGTTATTAACACATCACACACACATAACGCGCGCGAGGCTGAATCGCTGGCATCGTTTGATCAGCGCTTTGGTGGCAGCGTGGATGCTCACCCTGTTAACCAGTCTCAGCCTGACTTACCCGCTAGCCGCAAATTCGCCATGTATTCCGACTGGCAGCCGGATCACACCTTCACGGACCAGGCAAAAACACTCGGCCTAGACCTGACGACACTGGACAGCGAACAGGGTGAACGTATCGAGCAGGCGCTTGTGGAATTTCGCACCTACCGGATGGAGTCCAATCCCAGCGAAATTAACACTCAACGTCTTTGGCAACAGAAATTCATACAGACCAGTTTGAAACGGGAATTAGAACAACAGAGAGGGAACGCTCATGGAAACGGCCATCGAAAAGGCTCAGGTCAACATTCAGGCTCGGCAATGTCCAGACCCTTCACCGAAGCAGACTTCGACCTCGACGCTACGTGGTGA
- a CDS encoding phage antirepressor KilAC domain-containing protein, with the protein MDVSYMPVIAGITIHQDDQGRFNLNALHHASGAIDSKKPSEWLRSKQVQELVDELSGNSHLGCAPVNSVKGGVTPGTFAHELLAISYAGWISPSFQLQVNQTFIDYRKGKLKPVPAEPENDSDFLAKAVLVAQKQLDSKNRQIEQQQHQIEQDRPKVEFHDSVTASDQEVSVQEAAKLLGTGSQRLFHFLREYGYLMMGSKQPSDRNLPYQRYIDQGFFTVRLKSFNHPDEGRTEYRKTMVTGKGLVRLGQHLREIEIRQQLELKQERSQAETRRWV; encoded by the coding sequence ATGGACGTATCGTACATGCCGGTGATTGCCGGTATCACTATTCACCAGGACGATCAGGGGCGGTTTAATCTGAATGCCCTGCATCATGCTTCTGGTGCCATTGATAGTAAAAAGCCTAGTGAGTGGTTGCGCTCAAAACAGGTTCAGGAGCTGGTGGACGAGCTAAGCGGGAATTCCCACTTAGGTTGTGCGCCGGTCAATTCTGTAAAAGGCGGTGTGACGCCTGGCACTTTTGCCCATGAGTTGCTTGCCATTTCTTATGCAGGGTGGATCAGCCCGTCGTTTCAGCTGCAGGTCAATCAAACCTTTATTGATTATAGAAAGGGCAAATTGAAACCTGTACCGGCAGAGCCAGAGAATGACAGTGACTTTCTGGCTAAGGCCGTGCTGGTGGCACAGAAGCAGCTGGATAGTAAAAACCGGCAGATTGAGCAGCAACAACACCAGATTGAACAGGATCGCCCCAAGGTTGAATTCCATGATTCGGTGACTGCCAGTGATCAGGAAGTGTCTGTTCAGGAAGCTGCAAAGCTACTTGGTACAGGTTCGCAACGGCTTTTTCATTTTCTGCGGGAATACGGTTATCTGATGATGGGTTCCAAGCAGCCCTCTGATCGTAACCTGCCTTATCAGCGTTATATCGACCAGGGTTTTTTTACGGTACGGCTGAAGTCGTTTAATCATCCAGACGAAGGTAGAACCGAGTACAGAAAAACCATGGTGACAGGTAAGGGGCTGGTTCGTCTGGGGCAGCACCTTCGGGAAATTGAGATCCGGCAACAGCTGGAACTGAAACAGGAGCGTAGCCAGGCGGAAACGAGGAGGTGGGTATGA
- a CDS encoding Cro/CI family transcriptional regulator: MNTYKKLLAYFRTQERIAVALGVRQPSISQWKGVIPVKHAKTIERLTNGDIAAIDVVSDYDLHNNK, encoded by the coding sequence ATGAATACTTATAAAAAACTTTTAGCCTATTTCCGGACGCAGGAGCGCATAGCGGTAGCACTGGGAGTGAGACAACCGTCTATTTCCCAATGGAAGGGGGTCATACCGGTAAAGCATGCAAAAACTATAGAGCGCCTTACAAACGGTGATATTGCGGCTATCGACGTGGTGAGCGATTACGACCTTCACAACAATAAATAG
- a CDS encoding 3'-5' exonuclease encodes MDSAKHLMVDVEAAGKNPSAALLSIGAVFFDPATGGMDESFYAPIKLSSSQYYGGDIDASTVEWWMQQSDAARAVFSDENRSSLKYVLEEFSKFIKVCAGDHDVYVWGNGPAYDNAILSHAFHKTWVKQPWSFSKDTCVRTMVMLGRELGIDPKNELPREGEHHNALDDAIHQARYVSLIWQKLFAVHQ; translated from the coding sequence ATGGACTCTGCAAAACACTTAATGGTTGATGTTGAAGCTGCCGGTAAAAACCCCAGTGCTGCACTGCTAAGCATTGGTGCAGTCTTCTTTGATCCAGCCACTGGCGGTATGGATGAAAGTTTTTACGCTCCCATCAAGCTTTCCAGCTCGCAGTATTACGGCGGGGACATTGATGCATCAACCGTTGAGTGGTGGATGCAGCAAAGCGACGCTGCCCGCGCCGTCTTTAGTGACGAGAACCGCTCCAGTCTGAAATACGTGCTGGAAGAATTCAGCAAGTTTATCAAGGTCTGTGCCGGTGACCATGATGTTTATGTCTGGGGGAATGGTCCTGCTTACGACAATGCCATTTTATCCCATGCCTTCCATAAAACATGGGTCAAGCAGCCTTGGTCATTCAGCAAAGATACCTGTGTACGCACCATGGTCATGCTCGGGCGAGAGTTGGGTATTGATCCCAAAAACGAACTACCAAGGGAAGGTGAACACCATAACGCTCTGGATGATGCGATTCATCAGGCGCGGTACGTGAGCCTTATCTGGCAGAAGCTGTTTGCAGTTCATCAGTAA
- the rdgC gene encoding recombination-associated protein RdgC: MKASSLLFKNLIFYRFTQPFTLNAMELQDRLRSKKFRPCGTQDMTSYGWVPALSKRSTALVHENNHCLLICAASEEKLLPASVINDALEERIERIEQEQDRQVFSKERRTIKDDIIMELLPKAFTKQKFTRAYIDKTEGWLVVNASSFRQAEDLTSYLRHTLGSLPVVTPALKESPNAVMTQWLSSRLLPKGFALCYDCELIDPGEDGGKIIARNEELNTDAIHQHLDEGKAVSKLAIDWRETLHGYLTDDVRFQRLKFSDLFHEQIDAQSLEGLEQQLDADFIAMSGTLRHFLKELVKALGGMPS; encoded by the coding sequence ATGAAAGCATCAAGCTTGCTGTTTAAAAATCTGATCTTCTACCGCTTCACTCAGCCATTCACCCTGAATGCCATGGAGCTGCAAGACCGACTCAGGTCTAAAAAGTTTCGCCCCTGCGGTACTCAAGATATGACCTCCTATGGCTGGGTACCAGCACTCAGCAAACGATCCACCGCCCTGGTTCACGAAAACAACCACTGTCTGCTGATCTGTGCCGCCAGTGAAGAAAAGCTGCTGCCTGCCTCTGTCATTAATGATGCCCTGGAAGAACGGATTGAACGGATCGAGCAGGAACAGGACCGGCAGGTATTCAGCAAAGAACGCCGAACCATAAAAGACGACATCATTATGGAGTTGCTGCCCAAAGCGTTCACAAAGCAGAAGTTCACCAGAGCCTACATCGATAAGACGGAAGGCTGGCTGGTGGTCAATGCCTCCAGTTTCAGGCAGGCTGAAGACCTGACCAGCTACCTGCGCCACACCCTTGGCAGCCTGCCTGTTGTAACGCCTGCTCTCAAAGAGTCGCCCAATGCGGTTATGACCCAGTGGCTGAGTAGCCGCCTGTTGCCCAAAGGGTTTGCCCTCTGTTACGACTGCGAACTGATTGATCCCGGTGAAGACGGCGGCAAGATCATCGCCCGTAACGAAGAGCTGAACACCGATGCCATCCACCAGCATTTAGACGAGGGCAAAGCGGTGAGCAAGCTGGCGATTGACTGGCGGGAAACCCTGCACGGTTATTTAACCGACGACGTACGATTCCAGCGGCTGAAATTCTCAGACCTTTTCCATGAGCAGATTGATGCTCAAAGTCTGGAAGGTCTGGAACAACAACTGGATGCTGACTTCATTGCAATGTCTGGCACATTACGCCACTTCCTGAAAGAGCTAGTGAAAGCACTGGGGGGAATGCCGTCATGA